The genomic interval ccCGCCAGGATCTCTATGATTCTCAAGTCCACCCCGGAAACCGGTTCGGAATAGACAATAAAGGGCGAGGCTCCGATGAAGGAAACTCTCAGGGTCTTATTCTCCAGTGGATGGCAACACGAGGTACAAAGCGTGTGGTACACGTCTTCAAACGCGGATGAGTTCAAAGCCACTTCAAAGGTTTGAATCCGTCGTTCCTGACATCGGGGACAAATCGATCCAAGGGTGACTTTGGCATCTGTTGGAACataacaaaccaaaaatgacTGAAATGCGTGGCTCTGGATCGCATTGGAGCTAAGACTACCATTATGTCTCTTTTATCGGACCATTCAATTCAAGGAACATGAAGAATGAGAATCGGTATTCAACTGAAAAGAGATGCTCAATTCCAACGAATagggcaacaacaacagcagcagcaataacaacaacaacaacaacaacactgaTGACCATGGGGATATTTTCAGGAGGCTTGCACCCAGGATGCAATGCGATTGTTGCCGGCCAACCGACCCTTCAGTCAGTTCAAGCTGTCGAGAAGGTGCTTTTGGTGGTGATGGCGGTGGTCGtcaaaaaagtgcaatgcCATAATGATAAGTGTGACTGATCTCAATTGAGCATTGAACAGAAGTGAAGGGAGGAAGGCAAGGATGACGGGAGGTGAAGAAAAaacaagacgaagaaggaaGTGCCTCGGACTTACTCTGCTCAACAGGATGACGATGAGTGTGTCCAATTTGAATGGTAATGGCCGCTCTGGGTTCGGTCATTTCTTGCCGTGGTGGATCATCAAAGTCTGACCCAGGAAGAATTGGTAGTAATTGCTCATCCTTAATGGTGTTGTTTGTATCTTGTACAAAGATTAACCTGTAATTCGAAATGGACTTGGCGGATTGAAAAAACCGCCAAGCCATTTGCGAATGCCGCCAATGAGTGATGAAAATAATGCAATGCGGAAAGGACGACCTCCGAGTCTCCAGGGTGACTTTCATACGCCACAATTGGTTCGCCGTTTGAAATCGCCAAATGGCGTGCTGGTTTCCCAGTGGGACATTGGCCAAATCCCATTTGTAGACAACGATATCACACAAATCAACTCCAACAtcatcagcagcagcagcagtatGAGCAGCAGCATCAGCAGCAGCATAAGCAGCAGCATGAGCAGCAGCATGAGCAGCAGCATGAGCAGCAGGGTGTCGTGAGGACCGTGAGCTCCCATTGGGTTGAGGCGGCATCAGGCCCCCGCTTCCTTCTCTCTTGTCGCTTTGTTGTACACACATCATTGACAAAGACGAAGATGAGCAAGAGGGGCGAGATGAGGATTCCAGATCAATGATCCGTTGGAGCACTTGCTCgagttttgattgaatggtTGGCGGCACGCACGAGGAATTTGTCAGGATAACTTGATGCTCGATCCATAAGAGCCCGAAACTCAAGAAGATCCAGTTCATGGCTCAACTTGTATTGGAGTCCACGTTTTGGAGGTGTTCGAGTCCAGGTTACCTGAGTGAATGTACAGACAGTTTCAGAGTTGAGCTTaggaaccaaccaaccaacccacagTGTTTATTTAGTACATGGCAAGCATTACTATAGTACAACCGATTAAATTGATTACTGCAAGTGACACGGTTGATGAGGGCCACTTGGGAAGGTCTGATAGGTCGTTGCCAGACTATTGGTTGTACTTGTCACTCATTCCGAAACACAATGAGTGATTGAAAGCTTAAACAGAATCAATCAAACCAATCTACCCCGGACGGTCCAGATAAAATGCTTTTAATGTGCAGAGGAAAGTTTCATCTTTCCCACCAGATGATTCAATCCTGCCTTAGTTTTAAGATCTCCAAGAGCTGAAAGGCATGCAAACGAATGTCGTGCAACAACAAAATCACGTCCCAAGGTTTCTTTTGACTAACGGGCCCACAATGAAAAGATATCATTCAACAACAAGTACCAACCAATACCAATCGTAATGATGAATGATGTTGGATTTCTTCTCCCAAGGTCTGCCTAAAATGGGAGCAAAGTCCAGAAGCGGAGGCAACCTGCATCAACAAAAGCCATATAAAATCATCAGAAAACAACCAACCACGCCCTGTGACGATAAGCTTGTTATTGTGGAAAATCTCAAAAATAGAACAGATATATTTTCCCAAGGGTCAATATTAATGAATGACAGACCCAATAAATTATGTCGTAGAATAGATATCTCAATGAATGATAATGACTGAATTGGTTGCCTTGTCACATTTGAGTAGACGGTTTCATATCCTCATGAAACGCTTGAGGATTCGGGCTCGTTTCTCTTCAAACGACTCAGGAACCACCGCGGTTCCAGCTGGCTTTGTAACTGAAGATGAGCGATCCTTGGGTCGCCTTCTCGATGACCCAGGGACGACTGAAACACCGGGGTCGGTTTGGTGAGCATTGTTTTTGCCGTCCTCTTTGACAGTCTGAGCAGACTTGGCGGTCACCGTGGTGGCCAAAGGCGGGATAAACAGTCCGGGCCTTCGAGCACTATGAGAGTAGTCGAAGATGAGCAGATTGTCACTTTGAGCCATAAATTGGCCTTTCAACGTGAACCCTTGAGAGGAAGTGATTGTTTGGAGCATGAGTAGTAGCAGGGGTAGCACCATCCAAGTCGTTGGCATTGCCATCTGAGATGAATAACGATAATTATGAATAACAATGGCCTAATCATTAGTGATCTCGAATCACACTCACCCAAGCCCATGGAGTTGCCATCATACCATTCaaataaagatgatgatgatcatgatcatgatcatgataatgatggtgatgatggtgatgaagaCGCCTATGATgaattcttttgttcttttcgAGAAGAGTGTTTGGAAAAGCTAGGCCTCGGACACGAGTCAATACACTGACATTCCGTTATCCTTTGAGTGTATGTCTTATAAGAAAATGTCGGATTTGATCACAAAGGCGGCAGGCACAGTG from Tigriopus californicus strain San Diego chromosome 5, Tcal_SD_v2.1, whole genome shotgun sequence carries:
- the LOC131880076 gene encoding uncharacterized protein LOC131880076; the protein is MMATPWAWMAMPTTWMVLPLLLLMLQTITSSQGFTLKGQFMAQSDNLLIFDYSHSARRPGLFIPPLATTVTAKSAQTVKEDGKNNAHQTDPGVSVVPGSSRRRPKDRSSSVTKPAGTAVVPESFEEKRARILKRFMRI